In one window of Bizionia sp. M204 DNA:
- the rlmF gene encoding 23S rRNA (adenine(1618)-N(6))-methyltransferase RlmF, whose product MHPNNKHLKPYDFVRLIHANPDLKPFVFTNKFQTKTIDFSLSDAVYQLNKAILISDYGLTDYQLPKGYLCPPIPGRADYLHYLNDLITSETLPVKGLDIGVGANAIYPILGAKLYQWRMVGADINKQSVEIAQNNINLNSSLEGLVEIRFQENPAYIFSNIIKPEEYYHFTMCNPPFHASEQEALKGTQRKLKNLNLDKKAALNFGGQSYELWCNGGEALFIKRMIKESKTFSNQVGWFTTLVSKAANLPKLIKQLDKLGATHQVIDMAQGQKVSRILAWQFSN is encoded by the coding sequence ATGCATCCAAATAATAAACATCTTAAACCTTATGATTTTGTAAGATTAATTCATGCAAATCCAGATTTAAAACCATTTGTTTTTACGAATAAGTTTCAAACAAAAACTATTGATTTTTCTTTATCAGATGCTGTTTATCAATTAAATAAAGCCATTCTTATTTCGGATTATGGATTAACGGATTATCAATTACCTAAAGGTTATTTGTGCCCTCCTATTCCTGGTCGTGCGGATTATTTACATTACCTAAACGATTTAATTACTTCTGAAACTTTACCTGTTAAAGGCTTGGATATTGGCGTTGGCGCAAATGCTATTTATCCAATTTTAGGAGCAAAACTGTATCAATGGCGCATGGTTGGTGCAGATATTAATAAGCAATCTGTTGAAATTGCTCAAAACAACATCAATTTAAACTCGAGTTTGGAGGGTTTGGTTGAAATTCGTTTTCAGGAAAATCCTGCATATATTTTTTCTAATATTATAAAACCGGAAGAATATTATCATTTTACCATGTGTAATCCACCGTTTCATGCGTCCGAACAAGAAGCTCTAAAAGGAACACAACGTAAACTGAAAAATCTGAACTTGGATAAAAAAGCAGCTCTTAATTTTGGAGGTCAATCGTATGAATTATGGTGTAATGGTGGGGAAGCTTTATTTATAAAACGCATGATTAAGGAAAGTAAAACATTTAGTAACCAAGTAGGTTGGTTTACAACATTAGTTTCTAAAGCGGCCAATTTACCCAAGCTAATCAAGCAATTGGACAAATTAGGTGCAACACATCAAGTTATTGATATGGCCCAAGGTCAGAAAGTATCCCGAATTTTGGCTTGGCAATTCTCCAATTAA
- a CDS encoding class I SAM-dependent rRNA methyltransferase, giving the protein MSSITIPEFEKSTTRLAIKLNANGERSVLQGHPWVFENSIEKINKDGKSGDVAVIFRKRDNAFIGVGLYDASSPIRIKMLHHGEPKTINSAFFQSKIDVAFKKRASLLKTNTTGYRLLFGENDGFPGLIADVYANVLVIKVYSEIWLGYIKDITEMLITISNVETVVMRLSRNLQQADFGLVDGSVIYGTLENEVVKFIEHGVHFSANVIKGHKTGYFLDHRENRLRVGKLSTGKTVLDVFSYAGGFSVHALANHAKEVTSLDISKQALEIALENGRLNDYTGNHHIIAGDAFAEMEQLIQSGKTFDVVVIDPPSFAKQQSEIQLAKKKYAQLAQLGEKLTAKGGMLVLASCSSRIIADAFFDVNKATLSQAKRRYTLVLKTQHDSDHPISFPEGAYLKCGYYQLD; this is encoded by the coding sequence ATGTCTTCTATTACTATTCCTGAATTTGAAAAATCAACCACACGATTGGCAATCAAGTTAAACGCAAATGGTGAACGCTCTGTGCTTCAAGGTCATCCTTGGGTTTTTGAAAATAGTATTGAAAAAATTAATAAAGACGGAAAATCAGGTGATGTTGCCGTAATTTTTAGAAAACGCGACAATGCGTTTATTGGTGTTGGTTTGTATGATGCGTCTTCGCCAATTAGAATTAAAATGTTACATCATGGTGAACCCAAAACGATTAATTCAGCATTCTTCCAAAGTAAAATAGATGTTGCTTTTAAAAAACGAGCTTCACTCTTAAAAACAAATACTACAGGTTATCGCTTATTATTTGGTGAAAACGATGGCTTTCCAGGATTAATTGCTGATGTATATGCCAATGTTTTGGTAATTAAAGTATATTCTGAAATTTGGTTAGGATACATTAAGGATATAACCGAAATGCTTATAACTATTTCCAATGTAGAGACGGTTGTTATGCGCTTAAGCAGAAATTTGCAACAAGCAGATTTCGGTTTGGTTGATGGTTCCGTAATTTACGGCACTTTGGAAAATGAAGTCGTAAAATTTATAGAACATGGTGTTCATTTTTCCGCCAATGTCATAAAAGGTCATAAAACGGGTTACTTTTTAGATCACAGAGAAAACAGACTTCGTGTGGGCAAATTAAGTACAGGTAAAACGGTGTTGGATGTGTTTTCATATGCTGGAGGATTTTCAGTTCATGCTTTAGCCAATCACGCAAAAGAAGTCACAAGTTTAGATATAAGTAAGCAAGCGCTTGAAATAGCTTTAGAAAATGGCAGGTTGAACGACTATACTGGGAATCATCATATTATTGCAGGTGATGCGTTTGCTGAAATGGAACAACTCATCCAATCTGGTAAAACCTTTGATGTGGTGGTTATTGATCCTCCTAGTTTTGCCAAGCAACAGTCCGAAATACAGTTAGCCAAAAAGAAATATGCCCAATTAGCACAACTAGGAGAAAAGCTTACTGCAAAAGGTGGTATGTTGGTTTTAGCGTCCTGTTCGTCTCGAATTATTGCCGATGCCTTTTTTGATGTGAATAAAGCAACATTGTCCCAGGCCAAAAGGCGTTATACATTGGTTTTAAAAACACAACATGACTCCGATCATCCTATCAGTTTTCCAGAAGGTGCTTACTTAAAATGTGGTTACTACCAATTGGATTAA
- a CDS encoding mechanosensitive ion channel family protein produces the protein MQDLQCLIYDYSVAAGLSESYAKAINMLALLVGLLIIIVIADFVARKLLINVFNSLAAKSKTNFDDLLVNHKAPRNIAHIVPLIITLKLFPFVFYDYPEFESHIIVLIKVYGIVLTVWIIRSVLQTFESYFKTLPRLRDKPIDSYIQVGMLFIWIIGFASILAVVINLSFLKFFTTLGAASAILLLIFKDTIMGFVASIQVAINDSVRIGDWITMEKYGADGDVIEINLSTVQVQNFDLTITHIPTFALITDSFTNWRGMQSSGGRRIKRSILLKAKSIHYLTDEKIEKLKDIQLITAYLNQRQNDIVNFNTSNAIDKSTLINGRNLTNLGVFRKYMQSYIENHSGINKDMMIMVRQLAPTSQGLPLEIYAFSADKRWANYEYIMSDIFDHALAAVPYFDLEVFELSTVIGTSNQ, from the coding sequence ATGCAAGATTTACAATGTTTAATTTATGATTATAGTGTAGCTGCAGGTTTATCTGAATCCTATGCGAAAGCTATTAATATGCTAGCTCTGTTAGTAGGTTTGCTTATTATAATTGTAATTGCGGATTTTGTTGCTCGTAAACTTTTAATAAATGTATTTAATAGTTTGGCGGCAAAGTCGAAAACTAATTTTGATGATTTATTAGTTAATCACAAAGCACCAAGAAACATTGCGCATATTGTTCCCTTAATTATTACATTAAAACTCTTCCCTTTTGTTTTTTATGATTACCCCGAATTTGAAAGTCATATTATAGTATTAATTAAGGTTTATGGAATAGTTTTAACCGTATGGATTATTAGAAGTGTTTTACAAACCTTTGAATCTTATTTTAAAACCTTACCACGACTACGAGACAAACCTATAGATAGTTACATTCAAGTAGGCATGTTGTTTATTTGGATTATAGGTTTCGCATCCATTTTAGCGGTTGTAATTAATTTGTCCTTTCTTAAATTTTTCACCACTTTAGGTGCTGCATCAGCCATTCTTTTGTTGATTTTCAAGGACACCATTATGGGATTTGTTGCCAGTATTCAAGTGGCAATTAATGATTCTGTTCGTATTGGCGATTGGATTACTATGGAAAAATATGGAGCTGATGGGGATGTTATCGAGATTAACCTTTCCACGGTTCAAGTTCAAAATTTCGATTTAACAATTACCCATATTCCAACATTTGCACTAATAACGGATTCGTTTACAAATTGGCGTGGTATGCAATCCTCGGGAGGAAGACGTATAAAACGATCTATCCTTTTAAAGGCGAAGAGCATTCATTATTTAACAGATGAAAAAATTGAAAAACTGAAGGATATCCAGTTAATAACCGCGTATTTGAATCAAAGACAAAATGATATTGTTAATTTCAATACATCTAACGCCATTGATAAATCCACTTTAATAAATGGAAGGAATTTAACAAATTTAGGCGTATTTCGTAAATACATGCAAAGTTATATTGAAAACCATTCAGGAATCAATAAAGACATGATGATTATGGTACGTCAATTAGCACCTACCTCTCAAGGATTGCCTTTAGAGATTTATGCCTTTAGCGCCGATAAACGTTGGGCTAATTATGAATATATTATGTCAGATATTTTCGACCATGCTTTGGCTGCCGTTCCTTATTTTGATTTGGAAGTTTTTGAATTATCCACGGTAATTGGTACTTCAAACCAATAG
- a CDS encoding T9SS type A sorting domain-containing protein encodes MMFLFASFSNAQTTTAIPDSNFEQALINQGIDTNGLTGNILNSDAELVNNLNINDKNISDLTGIEAFIHLKYLNAYFNNLSTLDLSNNAFLEVLDIDNNSIETLNISQNLLLKEIYVSNNLLQTLTVSHLPNLELLACSLNNLSTLNVSNNLELEVLSCYSNNLNTLNVTNNQELESLNCGTNNLNVLNISSNHDLRSLLCSGNNLNTISFSQCSDITYVDISNNQFTELDLSANSGLKRLICENNNIAELELFNAPQLFLLHASNNLLEDIDISTNNDLRFVRLGNNNLNTLDIRNTRNHRISSFNAEGNANLTCIFVDDVQASYLANWIIDSASHFVANETDCNSLSREEVAQNLDILLYPNPATDYLYIKNLNSNAHIDIYSVNGKLVKQQTTTPQVNSINISSLSSGLYVVKVSYLNQSITKKILIN; translated from the coding sequence ATGATGTTTCTATTTGCTAGTTTCTCCAATGCGCAAACTACAACCGCTATTCCAGATTCAAATTTTGAACAAGCGCTCATTAATCAAGGTATTGATACTAATGGCCTTACTGGAAATATACTAAATAGTGATGCCGAATTAGTAAACAATTTGAATATTAATGATAAAAACATTTCGGATTTAACTGGTATTGAAGCTTTTATTCACCTAAAATATTTAAATGCTTATTTTAATAATTTGTCGACTTTAGATTTATCTAATAATGCCTTTTTAGAAGTTTTGGATATTGATAATAACAGTATTGAAACACTAAATATTTCTCAAAATCTCCTTCTTAAAGAAATATATGTTAGTAATAATTTATTACAAACATTAACGGTTTCCCACCTTCCTAATTTAGAGTTATTAGCTTGTAGTTTAAATAATTTATCAACACTTAATGTTTCAAACAATTTAGAACTTGAGGTGCTTTCGTGTTATTCTAATAATTTAAACACTTTAAATGTTACAAATAATCAGGAATTGGAATCTTTAAATTGTGGTACTAATAATTTAAATGTTTTAAACATTTCAAGCAATCATGATTTGCGCAGCTTATTATGTTCAGGTAATAATTTAAATACCATTTCTTTCAGTCAATGTTCTGATATTACCTATGTCGATATTAGTAATAATCAGTTTACCGAATTGGACTTAAGCGCTAATAGCGGCTTGAAACGATTGATCTGTGAAAATAATAACATTGCGGAATTAGAGCTTTTTAATGCACCTCAATTATTTTTGTTACATGCTAGCAACAACTTATTAGAAGACATTGATATATCTACAAACAATGATTTACGATTTGTACGTTTGGGTAATAACAATTTAAATACGTTAGATATCCGAAACACTAGAAATCATAGAATCTCAAGCTTCAATGCCGAAGGAAATGCTAATTTGACTTGTATTTTTGTAGATGATGTTCAAGCTAGTTATTTAGCCAATTGGATAATTGATAGTGCTTCACATTTCGTTGCTAATGAAACAGATTGTAACTCATTAAGTAGGGAAGAGGTTGCCCAAAATTTAGATATTTTATTGTATCCAAATCCTGCAACGGATTATTTGTATATCAAAAATTTAAATTCTAATGCCCATATTGATATCTATTCAGTAAACGGTAAATTGGTAAAACAGCAAACTACAACGCCTCAAGTAAATAGCATAAATATTTCATCGTTAAGCTCTGGTTTATATGTTGTTAAGGTTTCCTACTTAAATCAATCAATTACCAAAAAAATCCTCATAAATTAG
- a CDS encoding DUF3817 domain-containing protein: MLPLFRIIAFLEGVSYILLLFIATPIKYLSDDPQYVKMLGMPHGILFIAYIILAIVISKKMEWSNSTLAKVLLASIIPFGTFYVEYHYLKKA, encoded by the coding sequence ATGTTACCATTATTTCGCATTATTGCTTTTTTAGAAGGTGTTTCTTATATTTTATTACTATTTATTGCTACACCAATAAAGTATCTATCAGACGATCCTCAATATGTTAAAATGTTAGGTATGCCACATGGTATATTATTTATTGCATACATTATATTAGCTATAGTAATTAGCAAAAAAATGGAATGGAGCAATAGTACTCTTGCTAAAGTTTTACTAGCCTCAATTATCCCATTTGGTACATTTTACGTGGAATACCATTACCTTAAGAAAGCTTAA
- a CDS encoding OmpA family protein, translating into MKKISILVFTSVVVMSCVSKKKYVALQQENGELTSELQKTRVAKEDLENKFAEIQARIDTYNSKLNQLTEENDAKFVSVGDDMIISNDTRKQMNETLKHVDPVALQNAETLKDSMNLAVGYNLRKSMDTSSLNEDDDIAINIDETVVMISISDKLLFNTASYKVSNKANNILQKLADVINSEPSIEVMVEGHTDARSINTGAVKDNWDLSVLRATSVVRKLQKDYNVAPEKLIASGRSFYLPVAENDSADGRSKNRRTRIIILPNINKFFALMASNDE; encoded by the coding sequence ATTAAAAAAATTTCAATTCTTGTATTTACAAGTGTCGTAGTCATGTCCTGTGTTTCAAAAAAGAAATATGTTGCTTTACAACAGGAAAATGGCGAATTAACAAGTGAACTTCAAAAAACACGAGTTGCTAAAGAAGATTTAGAAAATAAATTCGCCGAAATTCAAGCGCGAATAGACACTTACAATTCCAAATTAAATCAATTAACCGAAGAAAATGATGCCAAATTTGTTTCCGTTGGAGATGATATGATTATCTCTAATGATACACGTAAGCAAATGAATGAGACCTTGAAACATGTGGATCCTGTGGCATTACAAAATGCGGAAACATTAAAAGACTCCATGAATTTAGCTGTTGGTTACAATTTGCGTAAATCCATGGACACAAGCAGCTTAAATGAAGATGATGATATTGCCATTAATATAGATGAGACGGTAGTTATGATTTCCATTTCGGATAAATTATTATTTAATACCGCTAGTTATAAAGTGAGCAATAAGGCCAATAATATTTTACAAAAATTAGCCGATGTTATCAATTCAGAACCAAGTATTGAGGTTATGGTTGAAGGACACACAGATGCTAGAAGTATTAATACAGGGGCTGTTAAAGACAATTGGGACTTGAGTGTATTACGTGCAACATCAGTTGTTCGAAAATTACAAAAGGATTATAATGTTGCTCCTGAAAAACTAATTGCTTCTGGTAGAAGTTTTTACTTACCTGTTGCCGAAAATGATTCGGCAGATGGGCGTTCTAAAAACAGACGTACACGTATCATTATTTTACCAAATATCAATAAGTTTTTTGCCTTAATGGCATCAAACGACGAATAA
- a CDS encoding DEAD/DEAH box helicase, which translates to MTSFSDLGIRKEYIKALKELHIEKPTEIQAQAIPVLLQKQTDLIGLAQTGTGKTAAYGLPILHQIDPNKSEIQALILAPTRELVQQIQKQLFRFTKYCDYKIFAEGVYGGEKIDKQIKALKRTTHIIVATPGRLLDLIDRGDIDIENIKTLVLDEADEMLSMGFKQDLNRILTFTSGKRFTWLFSATMPVEIQKMIKTYMSPKAIKIEVNRNSLVNANITHQFIRTSIKGKVSVLINLLEGFKKQRGIIFCKTKAGTQNLTEALLNEGFSVGALEGDMQQKERDKVMRAFKNESVQILVSTDVSARGIDVNDLAFVIHHQLPEQLEYYTHRSGRTARAGKKGRSIALILDDERKLIQNIENTLGIEFAEFHV; encoded by the coding sequence ATGACATCATTTTCCGATTTAGGCATTCGTAAAGAATATATAAAAGCCTTAAAAGAACTCCACATTGAAAAGCCAACTGAAATTCAGGCCCAAGCAATACCTGTTTTATTGCAAAAACAAACCGATTTAATTGGTTTAGCGCAAACAGGAACCGGAAAAACGGCTGCTTATGGGCTGCCTATTCTACATCAAATAGATCCTAATAAATCGGAAATTCAAGCGCTTATTTTAGCTCCAACACGTGAGTTGGTACAACAAATTCAAAAGCAACTTTTCAGATTTACCAAATATTGCGATTATAAGATTTTTGCAGAAGGTGTGTATGGTGGTGAAAAAATTGACAAACAAATTAAAGCTTTAAAACGAACTACTCATATTATTGTTGCAACACCAGGACGTTTATTAGATTTAATTGATCGTGGTGATATTGATATTGAAAACATTAAGACATTGGTTTTAGATGAAGCTGATGAAATGTTAAGCATGGGTTTTAAACAGGATTTAAATCGCATATTAACATTTACATCTGGAAAGCGTTTTACGTGGTTGTTTTCGGCTACCATGCCTGTAGAAATTCAGAAAATGATAAAAACCTATATGTCGCCAAAAGCGATTAAAATAGAAGTAAATAGAAATAGTTTGGTAAACGCCAATATTACACATCAATTTATAAGAACTTCCATAAAAGGTAAAGTTTCAGTTTTAATTAATTTATTAGAAGGCTTTAAAAAACAACGTGGAATAATTTTCTGCAAAACAAAAGCTGGAACCCAAAACTTAACAGAAGCGTTATTGAATGAAGGATTTTCAGTTGGTGCTTTGGAAGGCGATATGCAACAGAAAGAACGGGATAAAGTAATGCGTGCGTTTAAAAATGAATCTGTTCAAATATTGGTATCTACTGATGTCTCTGCTCGTGGTATTGATGTAAACGATTTGGCATTTGTTATTCACCATCAGTTGCCAGAGCAACTAGAATATTATACACACCGAAGTGGAAGAACTGCAAGAGCTGGTAAAAAAGGGCGTTCTATAGCTTTAATTTTAGACGATGAGCGCAAGTTAATCCAGAATATTGAAAACACTTTAGGTATCGAATTTGCAGAATTCCATGTGTAA
- a CDS encoding cold-shock protein, with amino-acid sequence MAKSQQTFNKSEKEKKRLKKREDKRKKMEARKLDKEESGSDGIPIAYVDFNGNLTDTPPDPNMRVKVDAESIEVSIPKRDDSDIEEFDPVRKGKVSFYDNSKGFGFIIDSENQEKYFCHVSGLIDEIAENDAVSFELEKGMKGMNAVKVTRI; translated from the coding sequence ATGGCAAAATCGCAACAGACATTTAACAAAAGTGAAAAGGAAAAGAAGCGTTTAAAGAAACGTGAGGACAAACGTAAAAAAATGGAAGCTAGAAAACTTGATAAAGAAGAAAGCGGAAGTGACGGTATTCCTATTGCTTATGTTGATTTCAATGGAAATTTAACGGATACACCACCAGATCCAAATATGCGTGTTAAAGTTGATGCAGAAAGTATTGAAGTAAGCATTCCAAAACGTGATGACAGTGATATTGAAGAATTTGATCCCGTAAGAAAAGGGAAAGTTTCTTTTTATGATAACTCCAAAGGTTTTGGGTTTATTATTGATTCTGAAAATCAAGAAAAATACTTCTGTCACGTTAGTGGCTTAATTGACGAAATAGCAGAAAATGACGCCGTATCTTTTGAATTAGAAAAAGGTATGAAAGGTATGAACGCTGTTAAAGTAACCCGTATTTAA
- a CDS encoding pitrilysin family protein, whose amino-acid sequence MQPKIYSLIALFIFCMSCEEKPKEPVQEIEKDFAIDYEKFTLDNGLEVILHQDNSDPIVAVATIMHVGSNREKPGKTGFAHFFEHMSFNDSENVPVGANRKMIPEWGGSRNGGTSNDYTVYYEVVPKDAFEKILWIDSDRFGYMINTVTKAALEREKQVVKNEKRQRVDNAAYGYTDEIIRSNLYPEGHPYNWTVIGSLPDLQAATIEDVKEFYNQYYGASNATLVIAGDIDFEETKTLVEKWFGEIPSGPEVESLQPQPVTLAETKSLYFEDNFAKLPELRMVFPSVEEYHKDSYALQILGQLLSGSKNAPLYQVVVEEQKLAPNISTYQYSSELAGEFVFRVRANEQTNLDTVKKAIDSGLIRFEKNGVNERDLKRIKAELETNLYQGVSTVLNKAFQLGQDNEFAGDPSYITKTAKLTNAVSADDVMRVFKQYIKNKNYVMTSVVPKGQLDLVVLDAKEATVWIEEVKQDVASEEVGQGEEAEYEKTVSKYDRSEPAFGELPKFKMPAIWTGNLENGMRVFGIENNETPLVQFDITIPGGQLLDPKNKAGVASMLSNLMLEGTANKTPAELEEAIGLLGATINMYSTNEDFHITGSCLEKNFEETIALVKEIILEPRWDEAEYKRLMQGLETGLKDRESNPNAIASLAYNQLLYGKNHPSAIPGNGTLESFKNISLDDLKAYYSNLVPENANFHIAGAMSKSETLGVLETLNTWKGQAPQIPTFQLPSENNKNTIYFIDVPDSKQSVLNIGKLALSATNDDAQSLDFANEILGGGSSGRLFQTLRIEKGYTYGAYSGTGTSLEVAPFTVRSSVRANATLKSLEIIQDMVSNYADNFTEADVELTKNKLLKANTRAYESLGAKLAILRNISKYGYSNDYIEKNQAALIAMTLEDYKNIINKYLQEPEMIYVIVGDKATQWSEVKKLGKPVVELDIFGNPK is encoded by the coding sequence ATGCAACCAAAAATTTACAGCTTAATAGCTTTATTCATCTTTTGTATGTCATGCGAAGAAAAACCCAAAGAACCCGTTCAAGAAATTGAAAAAGATTTCGCTATTGATTACGAAAAATTTACTTTAGACAATGGTCTAGAGGTGATACTTCATCAAGATAATAGTGATCCAATTGTTGCTGTAGCAACGATAATGCATGTAGGTTCCAACCGCGAAAAACCAGGTAAAACAGGTTTTGCTCATTTCTTTGAACACATGAGTTTTAATGATTCAGAAAATGTACCAGTTGGTGCTAACAGAAAAATGATTCCGGAATGGGGTGGAAGTCGTAATGGCGGAACTTCCAACGATTATACGGTTTATTACGAAGTTGTTCCAAAAGACGCTTTTGAAAAAATCTTATGGATAGATTCTGATCGGTTTGGTTATATGATTAATACGGTTACTAAAGCGGCCTTGGAACGTGAAAAACAAGTTGTTAAAAACGAAAAACGCCAACGTGTGGATAATGCTGCTTATGGATATACAGATGAAATTATCCGCTCCAATCTCTATCCAGAAGGCCATCCATATAACTGGACGGTTATAGGGTCTTTACCCGATTTACAAGCGGCTACCATAGAAGATGTTAAAGAATTTTACAATCAATATTACGGAGCCAGCAATGCTACTTTAGTAATTGCAGGTGATATTGATTTTGAAGAAACCAAGACGTTAGTCGAAAAATGGTTTGGCGAAATTCCAAGTGGTCCTGAAGTAGAATCCTTACAACCACAACCTGTAACTTTAGCTGAAACAAAGTCTTTATATTTTGAAGATAATTTCGCTAAACTTCCTGAATTGCGCATGGTATTTCCATCCGTGGAGGAATATCACAAAGATTCCTACGCACTCCAAATTCTAGGACAATTGTTAAGTGGGAGTAAGAACGCTCCTTTATATCAAGTCGTTGTTGAAGAGCAAAAATTAGCACCAAACATCAGCACATACCAATACAGTAGCGAATTGGCTGGGGAATTTGTGTTTCGCGTTAGAGCGAATGAGCAAACTAATTTAGATACTGTTAAAAAAGCAATCGATTCAGGTTTAATACGTTTTGAGAAAAACGGTGTCAATGAACGTGATTTAAAACGTATAAAAGCGGAATTGGAAACCAATTTATACCAAGGCGTAAGTACGGTTTTAAATAAAGCATTCCAATTAGGTCAGGATAATGAATTTGCAGGCGACCCTAGCTATATTACCAAAACAGCTAAACTTACAAATGCAGTTTCTGCAGATGATGTTATGCGCGTTTTCAAGCAATATATCAAAAACAAAAATTACGTAATGACCAGTGTTGTGCCAAAAGGGCAACTTGATTTAGTGGTTTTAGATGCTAAAGAAGCAACGGTTTGGATTGAAGAGGTGAAACAAGACGTAGCTAGCGAGGAAGTTGGTCAAGGTGAAGAAGCTGAATACGAAAAAACAGTTAGCAAATATGATAGAAGCGAACCTGCTTTTGGCGAATTACCAAAATTTAAAATGCCAGCCATTTGGACTGGAAATTTAGAAAATGGCATGCGCGTTTTTGGTATAGAAAACAACGAAACACCATTAGTACAGTTTGACATTACTATTCCTGGTGGACAACTATTAGATCCTAAAAATAAAGCAGGTGTTGCCAGTATGTTAAGTAATTTAATGCTTGAAGGTACAGCCAATAAAACGCCAGCAGAATTAGAAGAAGCTATTGGTTTATTAGGTGCCACTATTAATATGTATAGTACCAATGAGGATTTTCATATTACAGGTTCTTGTTTAGAAAAAAACTTTGAAGAAACCATAGCACTTGTCAAGGAAATTATCCTAGAGCCACGTTGGGACGAGGCCGAATACAAGCGCCTTATGCAAGGTTTGGAAACTGGTTTGAAAGACAGAGAATCCAATCCAAATGCTATAGCCAGCTTGGCTTATAACCAATTGTTATATGGTAAAAACCATCCATCCGCTATTCCTGGAAACGGTACGTTAGAATCGTTTAAAAATATTAGTTTAGACGATTTGAAAGCATATTACAGCAATTTAGTTCCTGAAAATGCGAATTTTCATATTGCAGGTGCTATGTCAAAATCTGAAACATTAGGCGTATTAGAAACCTTAAATACTTGGAAAGGTCAAGCGCCACAAATTCCAACGTTTCAATTACCTTCGGAAAATAATAAAAACACCATTTATTTTATTGATGTTCCAGATTCTAAACAATCCGTTTTAAATATTGGGAAATTAGCTTTATCTGCAACCAATGACGATGCTCAAAGTTTAGACTTTGCAAATGAAATTTTAGGTGGTGGTTCTAGCGGTCGTTTATTCCAAACATTACGTATTGAAAAAGGCTATACCTATGGCGCCTATTCTGGAACTGGAACTAGTTTGGAAGTGGCTCCTTTTACAGTGCGATCTAGCGTTCGTGCCAATGCCACTTTAAAATCATTGGAAATCATACAAGATATGGTTTCTAATTATGCTGATAATTTTACAGAAGCTGACGTTGAATTAACCAAAAACAAGCTTTTAAAAGCCAATACACGTGCTTATGAAAGTTTAGGTGCTAAATTGGCTATCCTTCGTAATATTAGTAAGTATGGATACTCCAATGATTATATTGAAAAGAATCAAGCAGCATTAATTGCCATGACTTTGGAGGATTATAAAAACATCATCAATAAATATTTACAGGAACCTGAAATGATTTATGTCATAGTTGGTGATAAAGCCACACAATGGTCTGAAGTTAAAAAACTAGGAAAACCAGTTGTGGAGTTGGATATTTTTGGAAATCCCAAGTAA